atcataaccTGTCACATCCTTGAAAAATATCtacaataagataaataaaaatttaaaaaaaaaaaaaatttattttatctctatgGAATATACGTCATTACAACCTATATATTGACCAACAGTTAGTCAAAATTCTTGCAGTTTGCATATATACTGCATTGTTTCGTCAATTGGAAAATATCTGTATTATCCTAggtaagttattttattactttacgtaatttttcatttgtttgacaagaagaaatattttacagaaaaatgACAAAGTGGTTGTTGCTGGTGGTGTGTCTTGGTATAGCTTGTCAAGATGTAACAAGCGCAGCTGTGAATCATCAAAGAAAATCTGCAAATAATTTGGCACATTCTATGAAAGTGATCTACGAATGGAAAcacattgattttgatttcggTAGCGATGAAAGAAGAGATGCTGCGATTAAATCTGGCGAATTTGATCACacaaaaaattatcctttcgATGTGGACAGATGGCGTGGTAAAATATcctcttttcaaattaatattgctcgtcgaaatatcttaatatttcaatattctttctaatattcaataataattttcatcattcgAAATTCACAGTTTTTGcatcattgtaaaaatatttcaagttttgGATTTTTTCTTCCAGATAAGACATTTGTCACCATAGAAAGATACAATGGTGTACCTTCTTCTTTGAACGTGGTAACTAATAAAAAGGGCAAAGGTGGACCTCTTCTACGACCATATCCTGATTGGTCGTTTGCCAAATACGAAGATTGCTCTGGAATTGTGAGCGCTTTCAAAATTGCGgtaattgaacattttttttcttttctctgatTATcttcagaattaatttttcattttcaaagaaaaagaagattcatTTATCTTACGATATTTAGGTCGACAAATTCGACAGATTATGGGTTCTGGACTCAGGTCTTGTCAATAATAATCAACCTATGTGCTCTCCAAAATTGTTAACCTTTGATCTGAAAACCTCAAAATTGGTTAAGCAAGTCGAGATACCACATAATATTGCCGTAAACGCCACTACAGGAATGGGAGAATTAGTATCACTAGCTGTTCAAGCTATAGATCGTACGAATACTATGGtgagtttaaattaaatgaaagcaatcaagtttcttttcttaaggaatattttattttacttttacgtttgattattttctatatatagtgGAAATTCTCTATGTGGCTTTAATAAAATCCataactttcaaatatttcataatattttgccaaataattcataacataatattatacactgtttcatttttaaaaaataaaagaaaaattgattttgtagCTTTTTTTGATAACTtccttaataaaaagatttcattcaagatattaaattttcctttgaatcactaatttttgaaatatatttgcaaaaaatgtacgtatttttcatgtattgttttcacatatttataaattaataatcatttcgaaagaattgattttaaaggaaaaaacattttcaaaattaaaaagttatgatttcctttaaaaaagcTCATTGTATTCTGATAAATTCGTCTtcagtatattaaaatttataagatgatATGAAAGTtacaaaatcaagaaaaagttgaaatttatcgaaaaatgttattaattgcaaaataatcatactataataataataatgatataataggTGTACATAGCAGACGAAAAAGGCGAAGGTTTAATCATGTATCAAAATTCCGACGATTCCTTCCATCGATTGACTTCCAATACTTTCGATTACGATCCCAGATATACCAAATTGACAGTCGCTGGAGAAAGTTTCACagtgaaaaatggaatttgtGGAATTGCACTTAGTCCCGTGACGAACAATCTTTATTACAGCCCTCTCTCTTCTCACGGTTTGTATTATGTTGATACGGAACAATTCAGGGATCCacaatatgaagaaaataacgTGCAATATGAagggtaaatataaaaataattattaaaattttctaaattttatgaaatagaataatttactattaaataattctggaatttttttctaaaattgattcaaaaataGCATTTCAACTTATCTATTCTTGCACAGCATCTTGTACATACTTGGTTAATTACACATTCCTTATTAATTTCAGATCTCAAGATATTTTGAACACTCAATCATTCGGTAAAGTAGTATCGAAAAATGGCGTCCTTTTCTTGGGACTCGTGGGTAATTCAGGTATTGCCTGCGTGAATGAACATCAAGTACTTCAGAGAGAAAGTTttgttagtaatttttttaatcttcttcttttccttacacttttttcatcatattttcttGATTTCACATCTATACGTCACTATCACTAGTATTAAACGTAACTTTCCGCGAGAGAACAATATCCACTGTTAGATTTGGCAGAAATGCCAGTCACGTGATAAAATGCTTTTTGGTGGGAGGTCACGTGATGTATAATAAAGTAgagataatataacatttatttttttcatgcaGAAATTCGATgttatattcgattttatttctttctttattttctttaaataaacctgttacttaattttttcatgaaactatatttatattattttttaaatttaaaaaattgtgcaaatttttaattaagttaagTAAGagatattttgatttgatcaatttgatagtaaaaattaaaagttacttaatataaatatggttTTTTCTTAacgtatataagaaaaatataatatttaaatataatatttaaagttaacaacatttaaataatcgaatttatataatttaagttttcatagcaataaatgtttcttaaaaaaaaaagatgtaaataaaaatgtaactattttgaaattacagGATGTTGTCGCTCAGAATGAAGAGACACTTCAAATGATCGTTAGTATGAAAATCATGGAAAATCTTCCACAATCCGGCAGAATTAATGATCCTGAAGGCAATGAATATATGTTGGCTTTGAGTAACagaatgcaaaaaataataaacaatgattttaatttcaacgacGTAAATTTCCGAATTTTGGGTGCGAATGTAGATGACTTAATGAGAAACACTCGTTGCGGAAGATATCACAATCAGAATGCTGGCAATCAGAATGCTGGCAATCAGAATGCTGGCAATCAGAATGCTGACAATCAGAATGTTGACAATCAGAATGCTAACAATCAGAATGCTGATAATCAGAATGCTAACAAACAAAATGGTAATAGACAAAATGGTAACAGACAGAATGATAACAAGCAAAATGGTAACAGACAGAATGATAACAAGCAAAATGGTAACAGACAGAATGATAACAAGCAAAATGGTAACAGACAGAATGATAACAAGCAAAATAGTAACAGACAGAATGATAACAAGCAAAATGGTAATAGACAAAATGGTAACAAACAGAATGATAACAAGCAAAATGGTAATAGACAAAATGATAACAAGCAAAATGGTAACAGACAGAATGATAACAAGAGGAATGGTAACAGGCAAAATGATCAGAATAATCAGaatgataataatcgaaatgatAATCAAGTTCatcattcttcaaaattacattaaatcaatcaattatcaattaaaatcaattaagatgtaaatcaaattattttttaaaatattttttcgatgtaaacaaaattttgtaaaatctttcattatattataaataaataaaataaatatcgttttcgcataatatttttcaattttattatcctacttttaaaaattataataatatagaaattaatatgtatttgtatttatatttctaatattattatatttaatatgaatgaatgaatgaatgtaATGTGTCGTGAAATAatagatgaaataatatataatatataatataaaagttaaataaaacagtttgaagaaaagaatttgtaaTAAGATATAGaacgtggaaaaaattttattatttaaaataaaagatacttCATCATGTTTTAAACaacattatttgtaattatttatatgaagacgcactttattcattttacatcTAATCTGAATTCCCTTTGTTTCCCTGAATTTCCCTTGACAATTATCCtagtattaatgtattttgatCATTGTTGTctgaataaaatggaaaagaaatattaaaaaagaaatattattagaaaatttcgagttttcttttatattatatattttaatcacaatttattattacttgattgaaattattaatcatcaatGAATATTCCTTCTACTATTAAAGGAAGTCAAAGTTAAGCGTCACGTGTTACATAATGTGTCTCTGCTTGTAATATACTAATGATAGTGAGAATAATGTGATATcatatattcttcaatttgtCGCAAAGAAATTGAGCTAACtttaataatagagaaaataggaaaaaaaaaaaaagaaatagaaaacacaacatatagataaaaaaaatagtattttcaaaattataaacggTTTTGATTggattaacattaaaaattgtattatagcTCAATATCAAAgagatgttttaataaaaataaaaaattacttataatttataaatgattattttttttaatccataatTGTTgctctttttatttgttatcgaATATTCTAGATTTGAATAATCTAGATCAAGCATTAATATAGAATGCGTTAATATATGgaacatctttaaaaaatcgattctttagattaaaataagtataaaaattagttatttattaagtcACAAGGAATTTCCatgaattttccaattaaatgaaaaaatataaataaaatgatacaatCTGTCTTTATTACATGATCGTTCCACTTTATTTCTGTaatccaattaaattattcataatgtaataaataagcttcgattgatatttttatacattgcgatttttattttttttttatttttaaatcgattatccaaaaatattatttatatgtctgTGCGAGAGATGTATACAATagactttcttttatttttatttttatttttatattcgctgttattaaattattgttcaaatattcttttttttttcttttttattgatcTGAAATTCCTATATGTTGCGTAAaaccatttataattataattttttacacattttttcgtaataatcgatattgaattgatcaaaatcatgattgaataattataaaatttgttttgacGTTATTACTTCGAttatgaaatcaaaaattcatttaaatataaatttttcaatttttaaaaatttaaatgctaaaggcatttaaaaatttatatattgagattaaattaacaagtttaaataaaaatattttcgttatattagttttacgcaatatgataaaaatatagaaaaagattagaagtgtatattaatcatttttctaaGATAGCAAGCTTGAGGTAACAAGCATACTGATATTAGAATAATCATTAGTAAtacaatcatttatttatctatttttaaatttttttaattatttattactttttcttttttacctttCAATTAAgcgaatttaattgaatttttttttcaaatataaaaagccATACTTTGATCATTTctcatgaaaattaaatacacaATTACATGAGGAAtagtagtaaatatataaaatcatcgaatcaattatatgagcaaatatttaatagaaagaaaaataaataaaattaacataattatgaaattgcaAGATGATCactataaataagattttcaaGTTATTAATGGTTTAAATGTCAAGGAACCAGTTTTACTAATTTTCATACTTAACTCTATGTGAATATGTGttgattttaagttttttttaacaaaaaatatcaaatggtaatttaaatctcgatatcttgaatttctgaattttaaataatagatatcgaTACAATCAGTATTCTCATTGCATCAGATCGatctgcaaaaaaaaagaaattgaattttttaaatttttgtatctgcatctttttttttaaattgcaataatttctaaataaattaaataaacataatatttttcaatataattattctaatttttaaaaaatcacactacatattttatttagaattaatcatTATCTCGATTAACATTTCTCCAGAATTATATGATGAAGCGagacataaagaaaaattgtgcgACATAATagataaacgaaaatttttttaaaatttctacttaaacaatatctttttagggaatataaattataacctGTCACATTCTAATTCATTACAACATATCTACAAAATAAAcaagataatttcaaaaaaatttaaaaatacaatttacttTATCTCTATAAAGTATACGTCATTACCACCTATATATTTGACCGATCGTTGGTCAAAATTCAACAGCTCCTGCAGTTCACGTACAATATTCCATTGCTTCGTTACTCGCAGCTTAGGTAAGTGTTTCCAATACCtcaattgtaatatttcctataagaaatattttatttattattttctgacaagacgaaatattttgtagaaaaatgACAAGATTGTTCATGCTGGTATGCCTTGGCATAGTTTGTCAAGGTACGACAGGCAACATTCTTCGAGGAGAGTCTTTAAACAAATCATTACCCATCCTTCACGAATGGAAATTCTTTGATTATGATTTCGGTAGCGATGAAAGAAGACAAGATGCAATTCTATCTGGCGAATACGACTACAAGAATAATTATCCATCCGACATTGACCAATGGCAtggtaaattatatcataaaatattttaatattgcattttacTTGTCCAAAATTCTTCATATCCAATaactacaatttaaaaataaatattaaacatttttcatttcttcttcaagATAAGATTTTTGTCACCATGCTGAGATACAATGGCGTACCTTCCTCTTTGAACGTGATATCTAAAAAGGTCGGTGATGGTGGTCCTCTTCTACAACCTTATCCCGATTGGTCGTTTGCTAAATATGACGATTGCTCTGGAATCGTGAGCGCCTCAAAACTTGCGGTAATTGAACATTGTGATTATACATCTTCGCAATTCATTTTcctaagaaaaagaagattcatTTGTTATTTGTGACATATAGATCGACAAATGCGACAGATTGTGGGTTCTGGACTCAGGTCTTGTCAATAATACTCAACCCATGTGTTCTCCAAAACTGCTCACCTTTGATCTGACTACCTCGCAATTGCTCAAGCAAGTTGAAATACCACATGATGTTGCCGTAAATGCCACTACAGGAAAGGGAAGATTATCATCTCTAGCTGTTCAATCTTTAGATTGCAATACAAATAGCGATACTATGGtgagtttataaattataaaaataagcaacttccttttcttggaaatttttcatttcacttttgtgttttttattaagcaataaataattcatatggaaatatatagctttaaattagaaaagtaatattgcagaatgataaaacttttaaaatagtatttttttaaataattctaccTGAAATTTAGACAAAGAATTAGAATGTTTCTTATATACTACtttgcttttatatatataaaaaaaatgattttgtagTTTTCTTTGATGCTTTCTTTGGCAAAAAGATGTaatttctctctatatatatatgtgatattaaattttttcaataatttttaaattgaaaaatattagcaaGAATGAATGTATTTtcgatgtttttttatttaaatatattcataattatatatttatacatttcgttcaaaaaaattaattttaaagagcaatattaatgaatattccaaaaatattttcaaaatcgaaaaattttctgagAGAAACAGACTGCAGAATTCTTCTCAACGCattggaatttataaaaaaaacatctaTGAAAgttacaaaatcaaaaaaaaaaattgaaatttatcgcacaatgttattaattacaatataatcataccatgataatgatgatacaATAGGTGTATATAGCAGACGAGAAAGGAGAAGGTTTAATCGTGTATCATAATTCTGATGATTCTTTCCATCGATTGACTTCCAACACTTTCGATTACGATCCTAAATTTACCAAAATGACCATTGATGGAGAAAGTTACACAGCCCAAGATGGAATTTCTGGAATGGCTCTTAGTCCCATGACTAACAATCTCTATTACAGTCCTGTAGCTTCCACCAGTTTGTATTATGTTAACACGGAACAATTCAGAACATCCGATTATCAACAGAATGACATACATTACGAagggtaaatataaaattaaatttacttttaaatagtGATACTATATTCAGTGGAGAattgattctaaaatataacgtTTCTCAATTTATGTGAATCAtgactaatataattttaagtatttctaattaaaaatattgaaatattaaaacactGTTAAATGAAACAAGgctgaaaatatagaattgtcTCTgctaatgcaaatttaaattacttacaatttaatagataaaacgaAGTTATTATACAACAATATTTcctatagtttttatttattgcatttttttacttaattccACATTTTTTACTGATTTCAGAGtccaaaatattttggatACCCAATCGTCCGCTAAAGTAGTATCAAAGAGTGGCGTCCTCTTCTTCGGATTGGTGGGCGATTCAGCTCTTGGCTGCTGGAACGAACATCGAACACTTGAAAGACATAATATCGTTAGTaactgcaaatattttttattttttatcatattttcctGTCACATTTCTTCCTACCACatgttattattactaaaCATGACTTTTTACATGAGAACAAAACATTCACTACTAGATTTGACAGAGGAAAATGTCACGTGATACGATGCAACGCTGGTCATGTGACATACCTCTGTGTAATGTAGTGGGGATAATGTGTAGTGTTATTTTTCAGTTCGTGCAAGAATCGAGTACGATATTAGTAAAGGAAGAAATGtctttagatttatattagtacatcttttctctctatatatacattaataatatttttgttttcattttattttttaaaattatgtttatattaattatcttttaatcgtCCAATCAAAATGTTACAGTTGATTAGAATTTGCacttcgattaaattaattagaaatatttcgatttgatcgaaattcgataatcggattaaaaattatttaatatgaacgCGGTTTTAGAGTTTCTGTAAATACattgacaatatatatttcttagaatatatttcttacaaataacaagaaaactattttgaaattacagCGTACCGTCGCTCAAAGTGATGAGACTCTTCAAATGATCGCTAGCATGAAGATTAAGGAAGCTCTTCCACACGTGCCTATATTCGATAGGTATATAAACCGTGAATACATATTGGTTTTAAGTaacaaaatgcaaaaaatgGTGAATAATGACTTCAACTTCGACGATGTTAACTTCAGAATTATGAACGCGAATGTAAACGAATTGATATTGAACACTCGTTGCGAAAATCCCGATAATGATCGAACacctttcaaaatttcaatccatTTGTAAAATCTgagttttttgttatatattaaatatttctcgaaatttctttccattatgaatgtataaaataaatattgttttcgcataatatttttcaattttattactatacctaccttttaaaaattataacaatataaaattaacacttGTTAATTTaacactttatattatattatattcgatatgaatgaatataatattgcgagttaaattcaaacaatttaaaaatatagtaatagtGTAATTGATGAGACatcaaatctgaaaaaaaaattgaaattcacattatatttctaataaccagtctaataacattttttccaaattttatataataattatttaaaatatttcatcaatatttcaatattcttggctgtttctttctttctcttcatttACAGAACATAAacataaagagaaagagaaaaagatttcttatgaataaaaaaagaaaaaaaaagtagaaaaaaaaatttttcttctatatcatCTATTTTGATTAACACTTTGTCTATCACTCATGATTGAGATTATCATTTGTCAATGAACAGAATTGTCAAATGTATGAATATCCTATGCAAGTATCCTTCCATTATTAAGAACTAAATCATATCACTTGACTCGcttctattaaaaatgaaaataatgtgactttgtgaaaaattaatattttcaaaattataaacaataaaaagcaaattttgatacaatttttaaaatttatttcatacctccttaaataaaaaattatttactgtttattaatgattattaatattatattctttttatttattattaaatattatttagataaagCGTGCTTAGAATgcttcaatattcaatattcaatgaaacatttaaagattaaaaaaaaagtcaatgtgatagttaatatttatttatgaagttATAAAGAGTTTGagtttgcattaaataaaaatatacatatgtatatttcactTTCTTTCTATAATCAAACatcaaattgtttattacttaataaataaactttaatatttttataaacatcgacttttatttcttttgaaactCTAAATCAACTCTCTATATTAATACTGTTTATATGTTGTGCAACAAATGTACAAACAATAAGTTGATTATTAATTCTGAGGATtccttccaatatttttaattataattttaaacatgacATATTTATGgattatgaagaaaatttttcaaaaaaatatggaattttg
The window above is part of the Apis mellifera strain DH4 linkage group LG11, Amel_HAv3.1, whole genome shotgun sequence genome. Proteins encoded here:
- the Mrjp1 gene encoding major royal jelly protein 1 precursor, giving the protein MTRLFMLVCLGIVCQGTTGNILRGESLNKSLPILHEWKFFDYDFGSDERRQDAILSGEYDYKNNYPSDIDQWHDKIFVTMLRYNGVPSSLNVISKKVGDGGPLLQPYPDWSFAKYDDCSGIVSASKLAIDKCDRLWVLDSGLVNNTQPMCSPKLLTFDLTTSQLLKQVEIPHDVAVNATTGKGRLSSLAVQSLDCNTNSDTMVYIADEKGEGLIVYHNSDDSFHRLTSNTFDYDPKFTKMTIDGESYTAQDGISGMALSPMTNNLYYSPVASTSLYYVNTEQFRTSDYQQNDIHYEGVQNILDTQSSAKVVSKSGVLFFGLVGDSALGCWNEHRTLERHNIRTVAQSDETLQMIASMKIKEALPHVPIFDRYINREYILVLSNKMQKMVNNDFNFDDVNFRIMNANVNELILNTRCENPDNDRTPFKISIHL
- the Mrjp3 gene encoding major royal jelly protein 3 precursor (The RefSeq protein has 8 substitutions, 1 non-frameshifting indel compared to this genomic sequence), yielding MTKWLLLVVCLGIACQDVTSAAVNHQRKSANNLAHSMKVIYEWKHIDFDFGSDERRDAAIKSGEFDHTKNYPFDVDRWRDKTFVTIERNNGVPSSLNVVTNKKGKGGPLLRPYPDWSFAKYEDCSGIVSAFKIAVDKFDRLWVLDSGLVNNNQPMCSPKLLTFDLKTSKLVKQVEIPHNIAVNATTGMGELVSLAVQAIDRTNTMVYIADEKGEGLIMYQNSDDSFHRLTSNTFDYDPRYTKLTVAGESFTVKNGIYGIALSPVTNNLYYSPLLSHGLYYVDTEQFSNPQYEENNVQYEGSQDILNTQSFGKVVSKNGVLFLGLVGNSGIACVNEHQVLQRESFDVVAQNEETLQMIVSMKIMENLPQSGRINDPEGNEYMLALSNRMQKIINNDFNFNDVNFRILGANVDDLMRNTRCGRYHNQNAGNQNADNQNADNQNANNQNADNQNANKQNGNRQNDNRQNDNKQNGNRQNDNKQNGNRQNDNKQNGNRQNGNKQNDNKQNGNRQNDNKRNGNRQNDNQNNQNDNNRNDNQVHHSSKLH